One Defluviimonas sp. SAOS-178_SWC DNA window includes the following coding sequences:
- a CDS encoding C4-dicarboxylate TRAP transporter substrate-binding protein — MKTRFAATLLACSISALAASASADTIRATSAFGPNHAIAKDVYPTIFKKLEELTDGRWTGQDTPSGLVAPNEMSTGLRDGVTEFGPLLMPYFIAEYPDSALVAELSMLGSSGQVISAAVTEYVATCEPCQAEFARNGQVYLGSDTTPLYQLLSTKPVKSLDDMKGLKVRSGSPFYAAYIEAMGGVAVQMPSSELFESLSQGVIDATFSSPHEVIANRLGDVVGYVTELNEGVFNGAAVATASKILWDRMDDADRHALAAASQFGLVAGIAGFEAQIREVKDKKLVEFIAPDQAMIDARDQFNADRLAGAAAILEERGVSDAQAKIDRYKALIDKWEGLIKPEMTADEIAALRDQEIWSKMDYAGYGQ, encoded by the coding sequence ATGAAAACGCGCTTTGCCGCGACTTTGCTCGCATGCTCAATTTCCGCACTTGCCGCGTCGGCCTCGGCCGACACGATCCGTGCCACCAGCGCCTTCGGACCGAACCACGCCATCGCGAAGGATGTTTATCCGACGATCTTCAAGAAGCTCGAAGAGCTGACCGATGGCCGCTGGACCGGGCAGGACACGCCGTCGGGCCTTGTCGCACCGAACGAGATGTCGACCGGCCTGCGCGACGGCGTCACCGAATTCGGCCCTTTGCTGATGCCGTATTTCATCGCTGAATATCCAGACTCGGCGCTTGTGGCCGAATTGTCCATGCTGGGGTCCAGCGGCCAGGTCATCTCGGCCGCGGTGACCGAATACGTCGCCACCTGTGAACCTTGCCAGGCGGAGTTCGCCCGCAACGGTCAGGTCTATCTCGGTTCCGACACGACGCCGCTTTATCAGCTTCTGTCCACCAAGCCGGTCAAATCGCTGGACGACATGAAGGGCCTGAAGGTCCGCAGCGGCTCTCCCTTCTATGCGGCCTATATCGAGGCGATGGGCGGTGTCGCGGTTCAGATGCCGTCCAGCGAGTTGTTCGAAAGCCTCAGCCAGGGCGTGATCGACGCCACGTTCAGCTCGCCCCACGAAGTGATTGCCAACCGGTTGGGCGATGTCGTCGGCTACGTCACCGAACTGAACGAAGGCGTCTTCAACGGTGCGGCAGTCGCCACCGCCAGCAAGATTTTGTGGGACCGCATGGACGACGCCGATCGGCACGCGCTGGCGGCCGCCTCGCAATTCGGACTGGTGGCCGGTATCGCCGGCTTCGAAGCCCAGATCCGGGAGGTCAAGGACAAGAAGCTAGTCGAGTTCATCGCGCCGGATCAGGCCATGATCGACGCGCGCGACCAGTTCAACGCCGACCGCCTGGCCGGCGCGGCCGCGATCCTCGAAGAGCGTGGCGTCTCGGATGCCCAGGCCAAGATCGACCGCTACAAGGCGCTGATCGACAAGTGGGAAGGGCTGATCAAGCCCGAGATGACCGCAGACGAAATCGCCGCCCTGCGCGACCAGGAGATCTGGTCCAAGATGGATTACGCCGGCTACGGCCAGTGA
- a CDS encoding MarR family winged helix-turn-helix transcriptional regulator, with protein sequence MSNQDDGAEDRSNGEIKDTVLGSLIGYQLKRAYMQIQPHAQAALAEDSLRVVSFSCLSIIVDNPGIAQSELATALQMERSNLVIVIDELEERDLINRNKVPTDRRRYALTATLRGRHLRDRAAERVSRVEAEIVDRLNEDDRARLMSVLEKVRDRLAS encoded by the coding sequence ATGTCGAATCAGGATGATGGCGCAGAGGATCGGAGCAACGGCGAAATCAAGGATACCGTGCTCGGATCCTTGATCGGCTACCAGTTGAAGCGGGCCTACATGCAGATCCAGCCGCATGCGCAAGCCGCGCTGGCCGAGGACTCGCTGCGGGTCGTGAGCTTCTCCTGCCTGTCGATCATCGTCGACAATCCGGGAATCGCCCAATCCGAACTCGCGACCGCCTTGCAAATGGAGCGCTCCAACCTGGTGATCGTCATTGACGAACTGGAGGAACGCGACCTCATCAACCGCAACAAGGTTCCGACCGACCGACGGCGCTATGCGCTGACGGCGACGCTGCGCGGCCGCCATCTCCGCGACCGGGCCGCCGAAAGGGTCAGCCGCGTCGAAGCCGAAATCGTCGACCGCCTGAATGAGGACGACCGGGCCCGCCTGATGTCCGTCCTCGAAAAGGTCAGGGATCGGCTGGCCAGCTAG
- a CDS encoding DMT family transporter → MIALAFLAGVLVSVSRSVNGRLALSTSAMVSSLWNHVVGFVALSAVALIFGRLMPDGVPDAPPTAWAGGTLGVIFVASGSYLVARIGAVATAMLVIAGQMVSGVALDLFLGHADGLVFKTAGVALILAGMGLAQTRRRG, encoded by the coding sequence ATGATCGCCCTCGCCTTTCTCGCCGGCGTCCTGGTCTCGGTCAGCCGCTCGGTCAATGGCCGGCTCGCACTCTCGACGTCGGCGATGGTGTCGTCGCTCTGGAACCATGTCGTGGGTTTCGTGGCCCTTTCGGCGGTAGCGCTGATCTTTGGCCGGCTGATGCCCGACGGCGTGCCCGACGCGCCGCCGACCGCCTGGGCGGGCGGTACGCTCGGAGTGATCTTCGTGGCCTCGGGCAGCTACCTCGTCGCCCGGATCGGCGCGGTGGCGACGGCAATGCTGGTCATCGCCGGTCAGATGGTCTCGGGCGTCGCCCTCGACCTCTTCCTCGGGCATGCCGACGGACTTGTCTTCAAAACCGCGGGCGTGGCGCTGATCCTCGCAGGCATGGGCCTCGCACAGACCCGCCGGCGGGGATGA
- a CDS encoding DMT family transporter has translation MQSHRPADLFAAFATGGLLTLMVLFNGQFAANGTALFASWAAHGTGMIAALVFLALVPRLRGTGPRMTAPLWSYLGGLSGAATVMLTSTTVNSALALSGTLALGLAGQIAFGLMADRFGYFGLARRRIAPRDLAALALILAGSGLIIFGRGG, from the coding sequence ATGCAGAGCCACCGCCCCGCCGACCTCTTCGCCGCCTTCGCGACCGGTGGCCTCCTGACGCTGATGGTGCTCTTCAACGGGCAGTTCGCCGCGAACGGAACCGCGCTCTTCGCATCGTGGGCGGCGCATGGGACGGGCATGATCGCGGCCCTCGTCTTCCTCGCGCTGGTGCCCCGGCTGAGAGGAACGGGCCCCCGCATGACGGCGCCCCTCTGGTCCTATCTCGGCGGGCTCTCGGGGGCGGCGACCGTGATGCTGACGTCGACCACGGTCAATTCGGCGCTTGCGCTGTCGGGCACGCTCGCGCTCGGGCTTGCCGGCCAGATCGCCTTCGGGCTGATGGCTGACCGTTTCGGGTATTTCGGCCTTGCCCGCCGCCGCATCGCGCCACGCGACCTTGCTGCGCTCGCGCTGATCCTCGCGGGCAGCGGCCTGATCATCTTCGGGCGGGGAGGCTGA
- a CDS encoding Hint domain-containing protein, which yields MGGSTGMVTGYRGTFVISAAQMELDGIRSAPVLAIEIGAQWRWWGDPVRVDGPAELLLLDGAEGAAELHRRAAPVARRLLGRGPSGADRTLSADDDMRVAQSFVVTDGHATYTITVLDPSAEPALLMVAGALPPRDTDLYVTGHSVDPPLGAGDDGGMICFTPGTRIATPDGPRLVEAIRPGDPILTRDDGAVEVLWTSARRMSGARLYAMPRLRPVRIRAGGIGDGRPEDDLIVSPDHRLLVTGARAQALFNETEVLAAARDLIDDRMVVTETHLREVTYIHLLTERHQIVWANGVETESFHPANADLDLIDPDQRAALLGVVPGLDADPFRYGAYARRNLTASEAAILRYVAA from the coding sequence GTGGGTGGATCGACAGGCATGGTGACCGGCTATCGCGGCACGTTCGTGATCTCTGCGGCGCAGATGGAGTTGGATGGCATCCGCTCGGCGCCGGTTTTGGCGATCGAGATCGGTGCGCAATGGCGCTGGTGGGGCGACCCGGTGCGGGTGGACGGCCCGGCGGAGCTTCTGTTGCTCGACGGGGCCGAAGGTGCCGCCGAACTGCATCGCCGCGCGGCGCCGGTCGCGCGACGGCTTCTCGGACGCGGTCCGTCCGGTGCCGATCGGACTTTGTCTGCCGATGACGATATGCGCGTTGCGCAAAGCTTCGTGGTCACCGACGGACATGCGACCTACACGATCACCGTGCTTGATCCGTCGGCGGAGCCGGCGCTTCTCATGGTCGCGGGCGCATTGCCGCCGAGGGACACCGACCTTTACGTCACCGGGCACAGTGTCGACCCGCCGCTCGGGGCGGGGGACGATGGCGGCATGATCTGTTTCACGCCGGGCACCCGGATCGCGACGCCGGACGGTCCGCGTTTGGTCGAGGCGATCCGTCCCGGCGATCCCATTCTGACTCGTGATGACGGCGCGGTGGAGGTGCTCTGGACCAGCGCGCGGCGGATGAGCGGCGCGCGGCTCTACGCGATGCCCCGTCTCCGTCCCGTCCGCATCCGCGCGGGTGGCATCGGTGATGGACGGCCGGAGGATGACCTCATCGTGTCGCCCGATCACCGCCTCCTGGTCACGGGCGCGCGGGCTCAAGCGCTCTTCAATGAAACCGAGGTTCTGGCCGCAGCGCGCGATCTCATCGACGACCGGATGGTTGTGACGGAAACCCATTTGCGGGAAGTGACCTACATCCACCTTCTGACCGAACGCCACCAGATCGTCTGGGCCAACGGCGTGGAGACGGAAAGCTTCCACCCCGCCAATGCCGATCTCGACCTGATCGACCCTGACCAGCGCGCGGCGCTTCTGGGCGTGGTTCCGGGGCTTGACGCGGACCCGTTCCGATACGGCGCCTATGCGAGGCGGAATCTCACCGCGTCCGAGGCTGCGATCCTTCGGTACGTGGCGGCCTGA
- the rpsD gene encoding 30S ribosomal protein S4, with protein sequence MTKRTSAKYKIDRRMGENIWGRPKSPVNRREYGPGQHGQRRKTKLSDFGTQLRAKQKLKGYYGDLTEKQFRRIYGEAERVKGDTGENLIGLLERRLDAVVYRAKFVPTIFAARQFVNHGHVTVNGQRVNIGSYRVKEGDVVAVRDKSRQLAIVLEAVGLAERDVPDYIEADHSKMTATFVRTPALGDVPYAVQMEPHLVVEFYAKN encoded by the coding sequence GTGACCAAACGCACCTCTGCCAAGTACAAAATCGACCGCCGCATGGGCGAGAACATCTGGGGCCGTCCGAAATCGCCGGTGAACCGCCGCGAATACGGGCCGGGCCAGCACGGCCAGCGCCGCAAGACCAAGCTGTCCGACTTCGGCACCCAGCTTCGCGCCAAGCAGAAGCTGAAGGGCTATTACGGCGACCTGACCGAAAAGCAGTTCCGCCGCATCTATGGCGAGGCCGAGCGCGTCAAGGGCGATACCGGTGAAAACCTGATCGGCCTCTTGGAGCGCCGTCTCGACGCCGTCGTCTACCGCGCCAAGTTCGTGCCGACGATCTTTGCCGCCCGCCAGTTCGTGAACCACGGCCACGTGACCGTGAACGGCCAGCGCGTCAACATCGGCTCCTACCGCGTCAAGGAAGGCGACGTCGTCGCCGTCCGCGACAAGTCGCGCCAGCTGGCCATCGTGCTTGAGGCCGTCGGCCTCGCCGAGCGGGACGTGCCGGACTATATCGAGGCGGACCATTCCAAGATGACCGCGACCTTCGTGCGCACGCCGGCGCTGGGCGACGTGCCCTACGCGGTGCAGATGGAACCGCACCTCGTCGTCGAATTCTACGCGAAGAACTGA
- a CDS encoding glycosyltransferase 87 family protein, with translation MTTQTALEPAPAAAPLARRLAAVALIWIAVVAIAFLRQFADLRADDIGYDFRYFWLAGQMWADGVSPYGEAFHETGLRHVPEGHVPVIWPYPPNFWWFSVWLGFFEMQAAWEIWLSLKVAIVPLVSATLALSLRADRMPARFAASMPLARLGFFTGHLVLMAGLGTLHFDLIGGQITSVILLGGALLLAGIARDRPVVAVIGLAILFVKPQIGLPIGLGLMLAGRETFRVVFHAGLLSLVLIVPPMLIEPAAVLHWLHQVGAYDGAAFANTAPKMSGVRHAVWQVTGGDIGNLAAMAITIAVAAGVALACRRGARRAGRPVCHAAADLVLVETVVVLALAPLHLYDFLFVGLALMALPRLHGPWLVAGLTGVALNLRPDDIPRILSDDGNFGLFPGTPFATVGMMILLVALAAPRREARIAVAARPDRA, from the coding sequence ATGACGACCCAGACGGCCCTCGAGCCCGCTCCAGCCGCCGCGCCGCTTGCCCGCCGCCTCGCCGCCGTGGCGCTCATCTGGATTGCGGTCGTGGCCATCGCGTTCCTCCGGCAATTCGCGGACCTGCGGGCCGACGACATCGGATATGATTTCCGCTATTTCTGGCTTGCGGGGCAGATGTGGGCCGACGGCGTCTCGCCCTACGGCGAGGCGTTCCATGAAACCGGCCTCAGGCACGTCCCCGAGGGGCATGTCCCGGTCATCTGGCCCTATCCGCCGAACTTCTGGTGGTTCTCCGTCTGGCTCGGCTTCTTCGAGATGCAGGCCGCCTGGGAGATCTGGCTGTCGCTCAAGGTCGCGATCGTACCGCTTGTCAGCGCGACCCTCGCGCTGTCGCTGCGCGCCGACCGGATGCCCGCGAGGTTCGCCGCGTCGATGCCGCTGGCGCGGCTGGGCTTCTTCACTGGCCACCTCGTGCTGATGGCGGGCCTCGGAACGCTGCACTTCGACCTCATCGGCGGGCAGATCACCTCGGTCATCCTCCTCGGAGGCGCGCTCCTGCTGGCCGGGATCGCGCGCGACCGCCCCGTCGTGGCGGTCATCGGCCTGGCGATCCTCTTCGTGAAGCCGCAGATCGGTCTGCCGATCGGGCTTGGCCTGATGCTGGCGGGGCGGGAGACGTTCCGGGTCGTCTTCCATGCCGGGCTCCTGTCGCTGGTCCTGATCGTGCCGCCGATGCTGATCGAGCCGGCGGCGGTCCTGCACTGGCTTCACCAGGTCGGCGCCTATGATGGCGCCGCCTTCGCCAATACCGCGCCGAAGATGTCGGGCGTCCGCCATGCGGTCTGGCAGGTGACCGGCGGCGACATCGGCAACCTTGCCGCGATGGCGATCACGATAGCGGTCGCGGCGGGGGTGGCGCTCGCCTGCCGGCGCGGCGCGCGGCGTGCGGGCCGGCCGGTCTGCCACGCCGCCGCCGACCTCGTGCTGGTCGAGACGGTGGTCGTCCTCGCCCTCGCGCCCTTGCACCTTTACGACTTCCTCTTCGTCGGGCTGGCGCTGATGGCGCTGCCGCGGCTCCACGGGCCCTGGCTCGTGGCCGGGCTGACCGGCGTCGCGCTCAACCTGCGGCCCGACGATATCCCGCGCATCCTCAGCGACGACGGCAATTTCGGCCTTTTCCCCGGTACGCCCTTCGCGACGGTCGGGATGATGATCCTCCTCGTCGCGCTCGCCGCCCCGCGGCGGGAGGCGCGCATCGCGGTGGCCGCCCGGCCGGACCGCGCCTGA
- the hisC gene encoding histidinol-phosphate transaminase — MTDPIRPQKGIMDIALYQGGSSHVAGISDAVKLSSNENPFGPSQKAKEAFQRAVHKLHRYPSTDHASLRQAIGEVHGLDPARIICGVGSDEIIHFLCQAYAGPRDEVVFTEHGFLMYRISAMAAGATPVAVRERDRTTDVDAILAACTRHTKLVFIANPNNPTGTMIGLPEIERLAAGLPKQAILVLDGAYAEYVEGYDGGAALATEGRNVVITRTFSKIYGLGGLRIGWGYGPQSIIDVLNRIRGPFNLSNAQLDVAEAAVRDQDYVARCREDNARMRAWLAEALAEKGVPSDTSTANFILARFADEAEAAACDEYLQSQGLIVRRVSSYGLPNCLRITIGDEASCRRVAHAIGKFKGGK, encoded by the coding sequence ATGACCGACCCGATCCGCCCCCAGAAGGGGATCATGGATATCGCCCTCTATCAGGGCGGGTCATCTCATGTCGCCGGGATCAGCGACGCGGTGAAGCTCTCGTCGAACGAAAACCCGTTCGGGCCGTCGCAGAAGGCGAAGGAGGCCTTCCAGCGCGCCGTTCACAAGCTGCACCGCTACCCCTCGACGGACCACGCCTCGCTGCGGCAGGCGATCGGCGAGGTTCACGGGCTCGACCCCGCGCGGATCATCTGCGGAGTCGGCTCGGACGAGATCATCCACTTCCTCTGTCAGGCCTATGCCGGGCCAAGGGACGAGGTCGTCTTCACCGAGCACGGATTCCTCATGTACCGTATCTCGGCGATGGCGGCTGGCGCGACACCGGTCGCAGTCCGCGAGCGCGACCGCACGACCGATGTCGACGCGATCCTTGCCGCCTGCACCCGGCACACCAAGCTCGTCTTCATTGCCAATCCGAACAACCCGACCGGCACGATGATCGGATTGCCGGAGATCGAGCGTCTGGCCGCCGGCCTGCCGAAACAGGCGATCCTCGTCCTCGACGGCGCCTATGCGGAGTATGTCGAGGGCTACGACGGAGGCGCGGCGCTGGCGACCGAGGGGCGGAACGTGGTGATCACCCGGACGTTCTCGAAGATCTACGGTCTCGGCGGGCTCCGGATCGGCTGGGGTTACGGGCCGCAGTCGATCATCGACGTCCTGAACCGCATTCGCGGGCCGTTCAACCTGTCGAACGCGCAGCTCGACGTGGCGGAGGCGGCGGTGCGCGATCAGGATTACGTTGCCCGCTGCCGCGAGGACAACGCCCGGATGCGCGCCTGGCTGGCAGAGGCGCTGGCCGAAAAGGGCGTGCCGTCGGACACGTCGACCGCGAACTTCATCCTCGCCCGCTTCGCCGACGAGGCGGAGGCCGCCGCCTGCGACGAATATCTGCAAAGCCAGGGGCTGATCGTCCGGCGCGTAAGCTCCTACGGGTTGCCCAACTGCTTGCGCATCACGATCGGAGACGAGGCGTCGTGCCGACGGGTCGCCCATGCGATCGGCAAGTTCAAGGGGGGCAAATGA
- a CDS encoding prephenate/arogenate dehydrogenase family protein, producing the protein MTAPIYDRVALIGLGLIASSMGHAMKKWGLAGSIAGHAKTGATREAALELGFCDEVFATAAEAVKGADLVVLAVPVGAMGAVAAEIGPQLKPGATVTDVGSVKQAVVEAVAPHIPEGVNFVPGHPLAGTEHSGPRSGFPTLFQNRWCLLIPGDARPDAVARLRAVWEGMGANVEEMDAAHHDLVLAVTSHTPHLIAYTMVGVADHLRRVTESEVIKYSAAGFRDFTRIAASDPTMWRDVFLTNKDATLDILGRFTEELFALQRAIRMGDGDQLFDYFTRTRAIRRSIIEAGQDTDAPDFGRAKVAGQ; encoded by the coding sequence ATGACGGCGCCGATATACGACCGCGTGGCCCTGATCGGGCTCGGCCTCATCGCCTCGTCGATGGGCCATGCGATGAAGAAATGGGGCCTTGCCGGTTCCATCGCGGGCCACGCGAAGACAGGGGCGACGCGGGAGGCGGCACTGGAGCTTGGCTTCTGCGACGAGGTGTTCGCGACGGCGGCCGAGGCCGTGAAGGGCGCCGACCTCGTCGTGCTCGCCGTTCCGGTCGGCGCGATGGGCGCGGTCGCGGCCGAGATCGGCCCGCAGCTGAAGCCCGGCGCGACCGTCACCGATGTCGGCTCGGTCAAGCAGGCGGTGGTCGAGGCGGTCGCCCCGCACATCCCCGAAGGCGTCAATTTCGTCCCCGGACATCCTCTCGCCGGGACCGAACATTCCGGGCCAAGATCCGGATTTCCGACGCTCTTTCAGAACCGCTGGTGCCTTCTTATCCCCGGCGATGCGCGGCCCGACGCGGTGGCGCGGCTCCGCGCCGTCTGGGAAGGCATGGGCGCCAATGTCGAGGAAATGGATGCGGCACACCACGACCTCGTTCTGGCGGTGACGAGCCACACGCCGCACCTTATCGCCTACACGATGGTCGGGGTCGCCGATCACCTCCGCCGCGTGACCGAGAGCGAGGTCATCAAGTATTCCGCCGCGGGCTTTCGCGACTTCACCCGCATCGCGGCCTCGGATCCGACCATGTGGCGCGACGTGTTCCTGACCAACAAGGACGCGACGCTCGATATTCTCGGTCGCTTCACAGAGGAGCTCTTTGCGCTCCAGCGTGCGATCCGGATGGGCGACGGGGACCAGCTTTTCGACTATTTCACCCGCACGCGCGCCATCCGGCGCAGCATCATCGAAGCCGGCCAGGACACCGACGCTCCCGATTTTGGCCGCGCCAAGGTGGCGGGACAGTGA
- a CDS encoding extensin-like domain-containing protein: MRAQAISALALWATLVSAASAAPMAESLRPTARPHAQAADVVEAALVVTRRGLRPKARPEIAPEVARAFHEPLLFAPSAFAPLASLRPEDRPSARPAQVEKVVFRTQPVPEATIGKKGAICGDPAIVGKPIPPIAAQLKGCGLENGVSVISVAGVALTQPASIDCPTAKALKTWVETGVKPVIGRKGGGLAALQVAASYSCRGRNNQKGAKVSEHGRGRAVDISALLLADGTAVTVLKGWGSKSYGTPLASVRKAACGPFNTVLGPGSDRFHADHFHLDTARGRGAYCR, from the coding sequence GTGAGGGCGCAGGCGATTTCGGCGCTCGCCCTCTGGGCCACGCTCGTCTCGGCCGCCAGCGCGGCGCCGATGGCGGAATCGCTCCGGCCCACGGCCCGGCCCCATGCGCAAGCGGCAGACGTTGTCGAGGCGGCGCTGGTCGTGACCCGGCGCGGCTTGCGTCCTAAGGCACGGCCCGAGATAGCGCCCGAGGTCGCCCGCGCATTCCACGAACCGCTTCTCTTCGCGCCGTCGGCCTTCGCGCCCCTGGCGTCGCTCCGGCCGGAAGACCGGCCATCGGCACGCCCGGCACAGGTCGAAAAGGTCGTCTTCCGCACCCAGCCGGTGCCCGAGGCGACGATCGGCAAGAAAGGCGCCATCTGCGGCGATCCGGCGATCGTGGGAAAGCCAATCCCGCCGATCGCGGCGCAGCTGAAGGGGTGCGGTCTCGAAAATGGCGTCAGCGTGATCTCGGTCGCGGGCGTCGCGCTGACCCAACCGGCATCCATCGACTGTCCCACGGCGAAAGCGCTCAAGACCTGGGTCGAGACCGGCGTGAAACCCGTGATCGGGCGGAAGGGCGGCGGATTGGCGGCACTTCAGGTCGCGGCGAGCTATTCCTGCCGGGGGCGCAACAACCAGAAGGGCGCGAAGGTCAGCGAGCATGGGCGCGGCCGCGCGGTGGACATCTCGGCGCTCCTTCTTGCCGACGGCACTGCGGTCACCGTGTTGAAGGGCTGGGGCTCGAAAAGCTACGGCACGCCTCTCGCCTCGGTCCGCAAGGCGGCCTGCGGCCCCTTCAACACCGTGCTCGGGCCCGGGTCGGACCGGTTCCACGCGGACCACTTCCACCTCGACACCGCGCGCGGGCGCGGGGCGTATTGCCGCTGA
- a CDS encoding DUF2125 domain-containing protein: MRIVLWLVAAFAAIYGGYWVVGSRALMAGAEATLAEMRAAGLADYGTISLAGFPSRFDVTLTEPELTSVDGAVAWSAPELHVHALSYKPHHVIATLPAQQTLRLGRETVAVTSEELNASAVFGLDPSLPLDHAQAVGRRLDLRSDFGWGFAAEEARAAIREGSDPLTQEVGVELTGLTLSGLPADLITTGGALPDRGERAYLDARIELDRPLDRFAATEPMRIRAADIRSLALEWGPVRLAGRGVLTISAGGEPEGRLDLSVENWRAALKLVTALGLVRTETAPTVERALESLALLSGNAERLSMPLVFRGGRMSLGPVPLGPAPRY; encoded by the coding sequence ATGCGCATCGTTCTTTGGCTCGTGGCGGCATTTGCGGCGATCTACGGAGGCTACTGGGTCGTCGGCTCCCGCGCGCTCATGGCGGGGGCGGAGGCGACGCTGGCCGAGATGCGGGCGGCGGGTCTCGCGGATTACGGCACGATCAGCCTGGCAGGCTTCCCCTCGCGCTTCGACGTGACGCTGACCGAACCGGAGCTGACCAGCGTTGACGGTGCCGTCGCCTGGTCCGCGCCCGAGCTTCACGTTCACGCGCTCTCCTACAAGCCACACCACGTCATCGCCACCCTTCCTGCCCAACAGACCCTCCGTCTTGGCCGCGAGACGGTCGCGGTCACGTCGGAAGAACTGAACGCCAGCGCCGTCTTCGGCCTCGACCCTTCGTTGCCACTCGACCATGCGCAGGCGGTCGGACGGCGGCTTGATCTCCGGTCCGATTTCGGCTGGGGCTTCGCCGCCGAAGAGGCGCGGGCCGCGATCCGCGAAGGCTCCGATCCCCTGACTCAGGAGGTCGGGGTGGAATTGACCGGCCTCACCCTTTCGGGCCTTCCGGCGGATCTGATCACCACCGGCGGCGCACTGCCGGACCGGGGCGAGCGGGCCTATCTCGATGCGCGGATCGAGCTTGACCGGCCGCTTGACCGCTTCGCCGCGACCGAGCCGATGCGGATCCGCGCCGCCGACATCCGCTCTCTGGCCCTCGAATGGGGGCCGGTGCGGCTTGCCGGCAGGGGTGTGCTGACGATCAGCGCAGGCGGCGAGCCGGAGGGCCGGCTGGATCTGAGCGTGGAGAACTGGCGCGCGGCGCTGAAACTGGTGACGGCGCTCGGCCTGGTCCGCACAGAGACGGCACCGACCGTGGAGCGGGCGCTGGAAAGCCTCGCGCTCCTCAGCGGCAATGCCGAAAGGCTGTCGATGCCGCTGGTGTTCCGTGGCGGTCGGATGAGCCTTGGGCCGGTGCCGTTGGGGCCCGCGCCGCGGTACTGA
- a CDS encoding gamma-glutamylcyclotransferase — protein sequence MNSLWVFGYGSLMWEPGFDWQERALARLSGWHRSFCMRSIHHRGTEAKPGLVLALDAAEGAACDGVAFAVAAENADRTLGYLRERELISSAYLEKTLPVSLADGRRVEAVTYVIDPDHVQYCGGLGLEEQARIIATAVGGRGPNTEYLWNTASHLGELGLADPDLDWLSARVRDLSLNRL from the coding sequence ATGAATTCTTTGTGGGTCTTCGGCTATGGCTCGCTGATGTGGGAGCCGGGCTTCGACTGGCAGGAGCGGGCTCTGGCGCGGCTTTCCGGCTGGCACCGGTCGTTCTGCATGCGCTCGATCCACCACCGCGGGACCGAGGCGAAGCCGGGCCTCGTCCTTGCGCTCGACGCGGCCGAGGGGGCCGCCTGCGACGGGGTGGCCTTTGCCGTCGCGGCCGAGAATGCGGACCGCACGCTCGGCTATCTGCGGGAGCGCGAGCTGATCTCCTCGGCCTATCTGGAAAAGACCCTTCCGGTCTCGCTCGCTGATGGGCGGCGGGTGGAGGCGGTGACCTATGTCATCGACCCCGACCACGTTCAGTATTGCGGCGGCCTCGGGCTGGAGGAACAGGCCCGCATCATCGCCACCGCCGTCGGGGGGCGGGGCCCGAACACCGAATATCTCTGGAACACGGCGTCCCATCTGGGCGAGCTTGGCCTTGCCGATCCCGACCTCGACTGGCTTTCCGCCCGGGTCCGCGACCTGTCCCTTAACCGCTTGTGA